A portion of the Cyanobium sp. PCC 7001 genome contains these proteins:
- a CDS encoding chlorophyll a/b-binding protein, producing MSSADATPAPSTSATTGDVPAFGWSAYAERVNGRFAMVGFLAVLVIEALSGDTFLHWAGLVP from the coding sequence ATGAGTTCCGCCGACGCCACCCCCGCTCCCAGCACCAGCGCCACCACCGGGGACGTTCCCGCCTTCGGCTGGAGCGCCTACGCCGAGCGGGTCAACGGCCGCTTCGCCATGGTGGGGTTCCTGGCGGTGCTGGTGATCGAGGCGCTCAGCGGCGACACATTCCTGCACTGGGCCGGCCTGGTGCCCTGA